AAGGAATAGAGGCGCATGAAGATCTCGTTTATGCCGCATACGGTGATCGCGAGTTAACCTTGGATCTCTATAAACCGAAATCCGTATCAGGACGATTACCAGCCGTCATATTTATTCACGGAGGCGGACATTACAAAGGAGACCCAAGTAGCTACACTGCCATGGCGATGGATCTGGCAGATAAGGGCTATGTGACCTTGAACATCTTCTACCGCCTCTCAGGTGAATCCCCTTTCCCTGCCGCCATCCAAGACTGCAAGGCTGCGGTTCGCTGGGCGCGAGCGAATGCAAGGAAATATAAAATCGATCCTAATCAAATTGGCTCGGTCGGCGGATCCGCAGGAGGTCACCTCTCCGGCTTACTGGGCACCAGTGGTCCGGCTAGCTACTTGAATGGACTCGGTGGAAACGAAAACCAACTGAGCAATATCCAAGCCTGCGTCGTTATGGCCGGGGGCATGGATTATCGAACTGAACGCACCTTGGATTCTATGGCGTCTGATCCACGACGCAGAGGCTATACCTTTCTCGATGGCAAACCAGAATCTGTGCCCCACAATTATCACAATGCGTCTCCTGTTTTCCACGTCTCAAAAGCCACCCCTCCCATGTGCTTCATGGATGGGGAATTTGATTCACCTGGAACACGCTATCCAGAGATCATCCAAAAACTGAATACACTGGGAATCTACAACGAATCTCATGTCATCAAAAAAGCACCCCACCCCTTCTGGAGCTCGGATCCGTTCTTTGATCCGGCTATGGAGATCCTGGTGAGTTTTTTTGATCGGACGTTGAAAGGGAGTTCTTGATTCGACAGCTGCTAGCTCCTTCAAAATAACTTTCAACCTTACGACTCCGCCGCCATCAACTCGTCCAGTTTGGCACGAAGAGCCACTAGTTTGGCATCGAAGTTCATCGAATCAAGGAGGGAGCTAAACTGCATCTTTTCTTCCGGATCGATGACAATGTTTGACGCAAGCACCACTGGCCAACCTCATCACTTAGCCTTGGGAGCTTTCATAGTACGGCCTTCCTGTTGATAGGTCATGTCAGGAACTTAGAAGCAAGTCGAGGTCACTCCTGCTCGTAAAACGATAGGCGTCGTAGAGAGGCGCGACTTGAGCAACATCCTTTACCGTTGCCAAAGTGATGCCGAATTCAGACTTCACCCTAGCGCATCTCCGAACGAATGGAAATAATCTGAACCTCTTCTACAGGTCGATCTTGAGCACCTTTCTCAACATCCTCAATCGCATGTACAATCTCCATGCCTTCAATCACCTTTCCGAATACCGTGTGCTTACCATCCAGGTGGTGGGCACCGTTTTTGTTGGTCACGATAAAGAACTGTGAGCCATTGGTATTGGGTCCAGAATTTGCCATGCAAAGGGTTCCATAATCGACAGGCGCCAAAAGGGTTGGAATCTCAACCTTTTCCTCACTGCCAACTAAAGCTTGTAACTCCTCAACCGTTTTTCCAACGAGTGGGTCCAATCCGTTGGCCGCTACGATTTCTTCGTAAAGGGCTTGGATTTCAGCAACCGGGCTGTTGCCTTGATGCTCTTGAAGATGAGGGGAGATCAAGATTTGGAATACAGAGTTGGCAATAGCCACATCAGTAATCTCGCCTATAACAGGTACCAGCTCATTCTCAAATCGCTCAAGAGGCTCTGTACTCCCCAGCATCTCCTGAACCTGTTCAACCGTCATCCCTACTATAGGCTGGAAAGACCGTTGTGTATTCATCGTATTAAACAATTCCGCAACAGCAGGGATGGGGCTGGATCCTTGGTTTTCTTTAATGTGCGGAAGCATCAAGGAATTAAAAACAACACTGGCAGTTTCCTGGTCTTCAATCTTCCCTGAAAGAGGAACCATCTTACCCGCATAGGTTTCATCCTGAAACTGATAACCAGGTCCACCAGTACCGGTTCCCTGCGGACAACCTCCTTGAATCATAAAGTCTTTGATAATTCTATGGAAAGTCAGGCCGTCGTAATAAGGTTCATTTGAATCCATACCTTCGATGGTCTTCCAGGTCTTGGTGCCTTCGGCCAATCCCACAAAATTGTCCACGGTGATGGGAGCCAGTTCTTCAAACAACTCCATGACTACCGTGCCGTGGTTGGTTTCCATAACCGCGACCAAGGTGGTCGGCTTCTTTTTACAGCCAACAACCAATACAAGAGAGAGTGCGGCGAGAACGGAAAGGGTCTTAAGGATAGAAATTTTCATAAGCAGCGAAGCAAAGGGAAGCCCTTCGCTTTCGGCAATAAGAATGTTGTTTAGCTTAGAGGACCGTTAAGGTCACAGATGACTTGCTATAACCCAATTTGAACCGCTTACCATTGTCCGCGATGATTTCTTTTTGTGCGTTGCCAAATTTTCCAGAAATTTTGGCAGCGGTTAAAATGGTGTAGACGTCCCCTTTCTTGGGTTTGAAACGTCGTGCTAAAGTAATGGAAAGGTCTCCATCCAAATGAGCCTCACCAGCCACTTGCAAAGAAGCCTCATCGGACACGACAAGGCTCAAGGTCGACTTTTTAGCCGCACGGAAATCTGCACTTAGCTGCAGTTGATCCGTGGAGGTTATCGTACCAGCGTTATAGACGTCGCCTGCAACTTCTCCGTTGCCTTTCAGACTACCCCCGTCGGCAATTTCGATCCATCGCATGGAAGAAACCTTACCTTGGTTAACCGTGAGCGAACCGTGTTTTGCAATCCGGATCTCGTTGCGTCCGGTTAGCTTGATATAAGGATCAAGCACGAGTGACTGAGCAGCTTGCTCTCCCCCGATATGAAGGGCCAAAAACTCCAGATCCTTGTTGGCCACGGCATGATTTGCTTCACCACCAGAATTGATCAGATGAGCGGTCCAGGAAACTTGGGGAGCTCCATCGTCACTTGTGTATGTTATACCTTCGTTGGCATAAACATAATCGGACCAGTTATCGGCCTCGTGAGCCAATGAAGCATTGGAACCTGTCCAGTGGTGGTAAGTATTCGAAAACCCTTTGGGTTCGTCCACCCGCTCACCGAGCATGAGTGCCTTGAGCTCGGCGACCAAGCTTGGGTGCTTGGATGCTAGGTCCTTTGCTTCAGCATGATCGGACGCGAGGTCATAGAGTTCATAGGTTTCATCCTTACGACGGATGAGCTTGTCCTTTCCACGAATGATCGACTGACCGTTACCTGCTTCGTGAATGAGGAACTCACGCGAGCGCTGATGCCCTTTGCCCGTTAAGGTAGGAGCCAGGGATACTCCATCTACGCCCAATGGAGTTTCAACGCCTGCCAGATCGCAGAACGTAGGCAACATGTCCGTAACATCGAGGATGATATCCGTGCTCGTTCCTGCCTTGAGCTTGGAATTTTCGGAGAAATTTTTGGCCAGCCGAATCATCAGGGGTGTTCGAATACCACCCTCTTCGATTCTGCCTTTAACTTCACGCAATCCACCGTTGGCATCAAATGCCCCGCGGCTTCTCCCCCCAGGACCTCCATTGTCGGATTGAAAAATGATGAAGGTATCATCGATGACCGAATCGGACGTATCTCCATCACTATTGGGATCCTCGAGTGCAGCTATGATATTCTTAAAGTGTCCATCGACCCGACTAATCATAGCCGCCCATTGTTTGGCTTGCGGCTCCAAGCCTTTCCAAAACGATTTTTTGCGATAAACGGTGTTCCACTCAGGAAGTTCTTCGACTTCATCGAATGGTGAGTGCGGAACTTGAACAGCTAGCAGTCCAAAGAAAGGCTGACCGGTTGTATTGTAGTTCTGTGACTGGACGCGCACAAAATCCATCGCAGCCATGGCATACATGTCATCGCAGTAAGCAGTCTCCGGATACTCGGGATGATTCTGGAGGGCTGGCTCATTTGGGTAGTCATCGCGATTCATATAACGCTCCATGGCATTGGGAACGAGTTCCATTCCGCCTCGTGATCCAGGAGCAGCCGGCGCCTTCCACAAGGTTGGCTGAAAGAAGGTGTGAGCACGTACGTGATGAAGTTCAGCCAGGACATGTTGGTAACCGTGCGAGGTGGGCAAAGTCTGGATATTTAAGATTTCTGGGTTGGGTTGATCTTTCGATCCTCCATAGCCCCACTTTCCCCAGTAGCCAGTCACATACCCCGCCTTCGATAACACATCACCCATCGTGATGTCTTCCGTGCGGATCGCCTTCATGGCATTATCGGGATTATTTTGATCCGCGAAGGTGTGACCCTGGTGGAATCCGGTTTGCTGGGAAGAACGAGCTGGCGAACAGACCGTGCAACCGTATCCACGACTGAAATTAACTCCTTCGGCGGCCAGGCGATCCAAGGTCGGCGTAATCAAATGAGGCAAGCCTTTGGCTTTGCGCTCTGCTTGTCCGTTAGGAGCAATGGAGCCCCAACCCATGTCATCGACATAAAAGTAGAGGATATTGGGCCGTTTCGTTGAAGCGTTTGCCAAGGAAGCTGCAATCGCCATTGAAGCACAGATAAGGACTAGAGTCTTAGGTTTCATAGGGTAAAAAAGAAAAGATAAGGGTACCAGAAAGCTTAGAGCAACTTGGAAAACTAGCGACCGCTCCTAACCACCTGTGTTTGCCGTTCCGCATCAAAATTGGGATTCGGCATGGGCATCTGAGCGTCGATGGAACCACGCCATTGGTATAGTTTTTCTTTTAGTTCAGCTAGTTTCTCAGGATAACGAGCTGCAAGGTTCACCGACTCGCTGAGGTTGTGACGAAGATTAAAGAGCTCCAGCTTACCATCTTCATGGAATTCAACCAGACGCCAATCACCAGATTTCACAGCACTGTAGGGACCATCTCCCCCAGCATGATAATGCGGGTAGTGCCAGTAGAGATCACGATCAATAGACTGTGCCGGACTTTTGAATACAGACACCAGACTACTCCCATCCACATTTGAATTATGCTGAGAGTCGCCTGACACTCCAGCAGCTTCAAGAAAAGTGGGATACATGTCTGTGGTAATAATGGGAGTCTCGGAAACAAGTCCAGCCGGAGTGACGCCCGGCCAATAAGCGATGGCCGGCACCCGCACACCGCCCTCGTAAGCCGAGCCTTTTCCACGCCTGAGAGGAAGATTCTCCGTAAATTTATCGTGCTTATTGTAACGCTGGGTGAGGCCTCCGTTATCAGAGATAAAGAAAACCAAAGTGTTATCAGCGACCCCGTTAGCTTTGAGCGCCTCCATTACTCGACCGACACTCATATCGAGGCTCTTTACCATGGCAGCGTAGATAGGGTTCTTATGAATCTTGGATTCGTCTCGTTTGCTTTCGAAATACTTAACAATGTCCTCCCTTCCCTGGATGGGCGTGTGAGGCGTATTGTAAGCAAAGTAGAGAAAGAATGGCTCATCCTTACTTTTTCCTATTTCCTCGACAACTTTGTCGGTGAGATAATCAGTTGTATAGTTACTTTCGAGGTTCAGCTCCTTAACTTGCTTGTCGTTAAGATAATATCCCCTGGATCCACTCGGCTTGTCGTGTGCTACGTCGAATCCGTGGGTGGTTGAACCAGGATCCGACTGACCAGGGAAATCCAAATGCCATTTGCCAACATGGATGGTTCGGTAGCCTCCAGCTTTCAACGCTTCCGCAATCGTCATGCGACTCTTTTCCAGTCCCTTAGTCCAATCCGGGATAGTCATTTTGGCATAAGGGCGATTTTGCCCGGCTATAAAATCTGTGAGACGCAGACGAGCCGGATACATGCCGGTCATCAAACTGCCACGTGTCGGTGAACACACGGTGCACGCCGAATAAGCATTGGTAAACTTTACCCCATTCTCAGCCAATTGATCGAGATTGGGGGTTTCGTAGTAGTCGCTTCCGAACGAACTCAACCCCGTCCAACCAAGATCATCGGCAAGAAGAAGGACTATGTTGGGCCGGGTAGCCGATAGTGATGATGCACTCCAAAGAAGGAGCAGACTAAGTAATAGAGGTAGACGCATAAGAAAAGAGGATGGGGCCTGCTCTTCTTAAGCGCAATCTAGTTTCCACTGAGCTTCTTCTCCAGCCCGTCGAAGTAGTTTCCCCAACCAAAAGAGTGATTATCGAAGCTTTCCTGCTTTTGGAATTCACCGTGAGTCAAGCTGACTTTGCAACCATTGCCCGCCGGATCAAAGTTAACAGTGACCAAAGTCTCTTCACCGTCATCGTTCCACTCCCAAGAATAAACGAGTTTCTCGTTGGGGACGATTTCTTTGTACTCAGCCAGCATCATCCCTGTATACTCGGGGGTCTCAATGTAGAGTCGATAATGGCCACCCACACGCACCTCTTTTTCAATACGAGTAACAGGAGGAACCACCGTCTCCCCAGAAACCCAGGCACCATAAACTTGTTCAGGGGAATACTCAATAAGTGCGATCAGTTGTAATAGTCATAATAAATGAATCTTTGGATGGGTTCGAACTGGCAGAGAAAATAAGGCAACTACTTAAAGGGATAAAGGAAGCCTAGGAGGCTGGCCTAATAAACTTACACGCTGAAATAGATATTATTCTGAAACGACAAATCGCGGGGATGAAAACTGCACGTGTAGATAGCTCAGTAGTGCTTAGATAAATATAATTAATCCACCAAACTCCAACAGCTCTTCCACCGTCGCAAAAATGGCAACGGATACATAGTCATCGTGGTAAATGTTATAAAGCTTTCCAAAAATGATCTCAAAACCAAGTGCACCTAAAACAAAAGTACCTCCAGCCAATACAAACAATTTCCGAAACCGATCAGGTAAATTCTTGAGAAAAGGAAAGTAAATGACCCCACCAAAAATCAAAAGAATACTGTGGGGAAGCACCCAAGGTGGATAAATTAATATGGGTATATTTGAGACAAATACCAAGTAGCCAATTGTTTCGTGAATAGATGACGCTTCGTCTAATGCTAAGAAAGGAAAAATTATTCCCAAAAGAGCCCATTGAAAATGGGTATTCCCTTCACGCTTATGCGCAACTATAACGAAGCAATGAGCTAAAAATAAAAGAACCAATACATAGGTCAATTTCAGTGACAAGCTTCGAGGCTGTAATTTAAATTCCACCACAATACAGATTTCGAGTTTTAGAAAGTGATCGAAATAAGACAAACTCAAAGAAAAACCTACGCTGATAAAAAAGCTCTATCAACTCCTGGCAAAGAGATAGCCACCAATAACAAAGCCAGGGACCAAAAAAGGCATCCAAGCATGCTAATTTTGAAATCGATGAATTTCTCCTCTTTCGTCTTCAACCGTTAGCTCCTTTCCCAAACGAATAACTAATCCGTCATAAGATTCCCCAGCAACTGATTCAACTACTTGGATGTATTTATCCTCACCGACGAGGTCTTCGACATGCACCTCTGTTAAACCGTTGTCCAAAAAATATTGATCCGCTGCAGACACGATCTGTCGAAAGTTGCATTGAATCGCTTTACGTTGTGATTCATGCGCGACTGAGCGAAACGCTCCCCCAATAACCAAATAGAGAAAAAAATATCCGCCAACTATCCACAGAGCAGCCAACAATACCAAAAGTATTTTTCGACCACTACTACGCTTCTTGTCGCTCGACGGTACTGGGTTTCGATTCACGTATAAGCTCCTCCGTATGCTCCAAACGGAGCTACTTCAACTTCCTCTGATACAATCGATCACCTGCCGGTCTTCTAAAAGGAACTTCAAGAGCTCCCGATGCTTCAAGCTCTTCAAAAAGTTGATCGCGCAATCGAACAATCTCTTCCTGATAAGAAGGAACATTAATCAGGTTATGACGTTCGATGGGATCCGTTTTTAAATCATAGAATGCATCGATATCCCACACGCCATGATGGTAGACGTATTTGTAGCGATCGGTACGTATGGAAAATAGCGTCGGGGTAGCGGGAAAATTCCACTCCCAGTGATATTCGTAAAGGATGTGGTCGCGCCACTTTGTATTCTTACCCTGTAAGAGCGGAATAAAACTCTGCCCATCCATCTGGCGAGCTTTGGGAAAATTCCGTGGTGAGGCCACTCCCATGGCATCTAACACCGTAGAGGCGATGTCGATATTCTGTACCATACTGGTAACTACACTCCCTGCATCGATAACTCCAGGTGCTCGAGCCAGCATCGGCACACGAATCGATGGTTCATAGGCGTCGCGTTTATCATAAAACCCGTGCTCTCCCAG
This genomic stretch from Opitutia bacterium ISCC 52 harbors:
- a CDS encoding alpha/beta hydrolase: MHLPRALIILFLLTVGLNAADPLYFREDWKEIPFALPITPAHVDNPDLRMETHGPGRLGIKKSNHDNIENDPFYVWSGKCTMPWGLSLKKQGKLVDLSSNTAKVTWRTRQSGGHKLHLLLKLPGERWFISEQSDQGEENTWHEHSFKISDLSWRHFSVIKCVAEEKVKIPDLSEVEQIGFTDQQAGNGSKFSSRLDWIEVYGKEKAAPKGTPPVVKMTRIVPKLPKGIEAHEDLVYAAYGDRELTLDLYKPKSVSGRLPAVIFIHGGGHYKGDPSSYTAMAMDLADKGYVTLNIFYRLSGESPFPAAIQDCKAAVRWARANARKYKIDPNQIGSVGGSAGGHLSGLLGTSGPASYLNGLGGNENQLSNIQACVVMAGGMDYRTERTLDSMASDPRRRGYTFLDGKPESVPHNYHNASPVFHVSKATPPMCFMDGEFDSPGTRYPEIIQKLNTLGIYNESHVIKKAPHPFWSSDPFFDPAMEILVSFFDRTLKGSS
- a CDS encoding sulfatase-like hydrolase/transferase: MKPKTLVLICASMAIAASLANASTKRPNILYFYVDDMGWGSIAPNGQAERKAKGLPHLITPTLDRLAAEGVNFSRGYGCTVCSPARSSQQTGFHQGHTFADQNNPDNAMKAIRTEDITMGDVLSKAGYVTGYWGKWGYGGSKDQPNPEILNIQTLPTSHGYQHVLAELHHVRAHTFFQPTLWKAPAAPGSRGGMELVPNAMERYMNRDDYPNEPALQNHPEYPETAYCDDMYAMAAMDFVRVQSQNYNTTGQPFFGLLAVQVPHSPFDEVEELPEWNTVYRKKSFWKGLEPQAKQWAAMISRVDGHFKNIIAALEDPNSDGDTSDSVIDDTFIIFQSDNGGPGGRSRGAFDANGGLREVKGRIEEGGIRTPLMIRLAKNFSENSKLKAGTSTDIILDVTDMLPTFCDLAGVETPLGVDGVSLAPTLTGKGHQRSREFLIHEAGNGQSIIRGKDKLIRRKDETYELYDLASDHAEAKDLASKHPSLVAELKALMLGERVDEPKGFSNTYHHWTGSNASLAHEADNWSDYVYANEGITYTSDDGAPQVSWTAHLINSGGEANHAVANKDLEFLALHIGGEQAAQSLVLDPYIKLTGRNEIRIAKHGSLTVNQGKVSSMRWIEIADGGSLKGNGEVAGDVYNAGTITSTDQLQLSADFRAAKKSTLSLVVSDEASLQVAGEAHLDGDLSITLARRFKPKKGDVYTILTAAKISGKFGNAQKEIIADNGKRFKLGYSKSSVTLTVL
- a CDS encoding peptidylprolyl isomerase, with the protein product MTVEQVQEMLGSTEPLERFENELVPVIGEITDVAIANSVFQILISPHLQEHQGNSPVAEIQALYEEIVAANGLDPLVGKTVEELQALVGSEEKVEIPTLLAPVDYGTLCMANSGPNTNGSQFFIVTNKNGAHHLDGKHTVFGKVIEGMEIVHAIEDVEKGAQDRPVEEVQIISIRSEMR
- a CDS encoding SRPBCC domain-containing protein, with translation MIALIEYSPEQVYGAWVSGETVVPPVTRIEKEVRVGGHYRLYIETPEYTGMMLAEYKEIVPNEKLVYSWEWNDDGEETLVTVNFDPAGNGCKVSLTHGEFQKQESFDNHSFGWGNYFDGLEKKLSGN
- a CDS encoding sulfatase, encoding MRLPLLLSLLLLWSASSLSATRPNIVLLLADDLGWTGLSSFGSDYYETPNLDQLAENGVKFTNAYSACTVCSPTRGSLMTGMYPARLRLTDFIAGQNRPYAKMTIPDWTKGLEKSRMTIAEALKAGGYRTIHVGKWHLDFPGQSDPGSTTHGFDVAHDKPSGSRGYYLNDKQVKELNLESNYTTDYLTDKVVEEIGKSKDEPFFLYFAYNTPHTPIQGREDIVKYFESKRDESKIHKNPIYAAMVKSLDMSVGRVMEALKANGVADNTLVFFISDNGGLTQRYNKHDKFTENLPLRRGKGSAYEGGVRVPAIAYWPGVTPAGLVSETPIITTDMYPTFLEAAGVSGDSQHNSNVDGSSLVSVFKSPAQSIDRDLYWHYPHYHAGGDGPYSAVKSGDWRLVEFHEDGKLELFNLRHNLSESVNLAARYPEKLAELKEKLYQWRGSIDAQMPMPNPNFDAERQTQVVRSGR